In Gossypium arboreum isolate Shixiya-1 chromosome 5, ASM2569848v2, whole genome shotgun sequence, a single genomic region encodes these proteins:
- the LOC108465357 gene encoding uncharacterized protein LOC108465357, protein MEGLNGGAVKSNLLNPNEYRVKDLWLDESRSWNIRRVRELYGQDLSDKICNLPIGDENHNDIMVWFHNSLGSFTSKSVYSWLLLKQMGFGPHRFLWKALWKLDTIPKILVFTWRVGHEILPTNVKIASVRRGFGQECPRCGAEYKTLIHALKDCPTSRAILSIGGLDKSIISKDYKCCIDCLEVLDRRAMADLLTALWNCWNNRNNFFFRAKEEEAQVVRGKDSMISKDFRICNLLNESLLSSQLVAKKREKPPKGHVKINFDASISYNRVGYGVIIRDEDGFVLRGGGGFKDMQLLVDEAEWYAFDESIKLACKLNIKGDVIFESHA, encoded by the coding sequence ATGGAAGGTTTAAATGGTGGTGCTGTTAAGTCAAATTTGTTGAATCCCAATGAGTATAGAGTTAAAGACCTGTGGCTTGATGAGAGTAGAAGTTGGAACATTCGTAGGGTCCGTGAGCTGTATGGGCAAGACTTGAgtgataaaatatgtaatttaCCGATTGGGGACGAGAATCATAATGATATAATGGTATGGTTCCACAACTCTTTAGGCTCGTTCACGTCAAAGTCGGTTTACTCATGGCTGTTGTTGAAACAAATGGGTTTTGGTCCCCATAGGTTCTTGTGGAAAGCATTATGGAAGCTCGACACCATCCCTAAAATTCTTGTGTTTACCTGGCGAGTGGGACATGAGATTCTTCCAACCAATGTTAAGATTGCTTCCGTTCGGCGTGGCTTTGGTCAAGAATGTCCCAGGTGCGGTGCTGAGTATAAAACTCTTATACATGCCCTTAAAGATTGCCCTACTTCGAGGGCAATTCTCTCTATTGGTGGTCTGGATAAGAGTATCATCTCTAAGGATTATAAATGCTGTATCGACTGCCTGGAAGTGCTGGATAGAAGAGCGATGGCTGACCTCCTGACTGCTTTGTGGAATTGTTGGAATAATAGAAACAACTTCTTTTTCAGGGCAAAGGAAGAAGAGGCGCAGGTTGTTAGGGGTAAGGACAGTATGATTAGTAAAGATTTCCGCATTTGTAATTTGTTGAATGAGTCACTGCTTTCCTCTCAGCTTGTCGctaaaaaaagggaaaaacctCCTAAGGGccatgttaaaataaattttgatgcgTCGATTTCTTATAACAGAGTTGGCTATGGCGTAATTATTAGGGATGAAGATGGTTTTGTGTTGAGAGGTGGTGGGGGTTTTAAGGACATGCAGTTGTTGGTGGATGAAGCTGAATGGTACGCGTTTGACGAGAGCATTAAGCTGGCGTGTAAACTCAATATTAAAGGGGATGTGATCTTTGAGTCGCATGCCTAG